Proteins from a genomic interval of bacterium:
- a CDS encoding MgtC/SapB family protein codes for MPEAYSWWELILRLASAIVLGAFIGLNRERAHKPAGIKTHLMVSLGSALIMMISIDMFQRYIGLSNNIDPGRIAAQVITGVGFLGAGTIIHAEGGLIKGLTTAASIWTVAGIGLACGSGMYFLAMTATLLVVVTLALVNRFEQAHKKRARLSQKKD; via the coding sequence ATGCCTGAAGCATACTCATGGTGGGAACTCATTTTGCGGCTGGCGTCGGCCATTGTATTGGGGGCTTTTATTGGACTCAATCGGGAACGCGCGCATAAACCGGCGGGTATTAAAACCCATCTTATGGTCAGTCTTGGTTCGGCACTGATTATGATGATCTCCATTGATATGTTTCAAAGATATATCGGTCTAAGTAATAATATTGATCCCGGTAGGATTGCGGCACAAGTGATTACAGGAGTGGGCTTTTTAGGTGCGGGTACGATTATACACGCAGAGGGTGGATTGATTAAAGGTCTCACCACCGCAGCCTCGATCTGGACCGTTGCCGGTATCGGACTGGCTTGCGGGAGCGGGATGTATTTTTTGGCGATGACCGCCACTTTATTGGTCGTGGTGACCCTTGCGCTGGTGAATCGTTTTGAGCAGGCCCACAAAAAGCGCGCACGCCTGTCTCAGAAAAAAGATTGA
- a CDS encoding helix-hairpin-helix domain-containing protein, giving the protein MRLRPWTALVIIFFMFFLTGVTLVNLTAKSISDVTIPPAESAKIDINQASQQAWDALPGIGPVLAGRIVELRKSGSAFRSIDDLLAVKGIGHKKLSRLRKYLSVEQ; this is encoded by the coding sequence ATGCGTTTACGTCCCTGGACCGCGCTGGTAATTATTTTTTTTATGTTTTTTTTGACCGGGGTAACTTTGGTCAACCTAACCGCGAAATCTATTTCTGATGTGACGATCCCGCCTGCGGAATCGGCGAAAATTGATATTAATCAGGCCAGTCAGCAGGCATGGGACGCTTTGCCGGGTATCGGACCGGTTTTAGCCGGGCGGATTGTTGAACTGCGGAAATCCGGAAGCGCGTTTCGCAGCATTGATGATTTGCTTGCAGTCAAAGGTATTGGACATAAAAAGCTATCGCGCTTACGCAAATATTTGTCAGTTGAGCAATAA
- the pth gene encoding aminoacyl-tRNA hydrolase — MKLIIGLGNPGRDYEKTRHNLGFMVVTELSRQLNIPLSHTTMQAQWGRGRYENEPVILARPTTYMNLSGLAVAALSRYYKIPFEQILVVIDDMNLPVGAMRFRAQGSAGGHNGLKSIIEKTGSLDFHRLRIGINNPHQHMQVTDFVLGRFSPDEQKEMGPVLDRAVESLKCWLGQDIECAMREYN; from the coding sequence GTGAAATTAATCATTGGTTTGGGAAATCCCGGACGGGACTATGAAAAAACGAGGCACAACCTGGGATTTATGGTTGTGACCGAATTGTCACGTCAATTGAATATTCCACTGTCGCATACCACCATGCAGGCTCAATGGGGGCGCGGCAGATATGAAAATGAACCTGTTATCTTAGCGCGGCCTACAACGTATATGAACCTCTCCGGGTTGGCCGTAGCCGCGCTAAGTCGATATTATAAAATCCCGTTTGAACAAATACTCGTGGTTATTGATGATATGAATCTGCCGGTGGGCGCAATGCGTTTTAGGGCGCAGGGAAGCGCCGGCGGGCATAATGGTTTGAAATCCATTATTGAAAAAACCGGCAGCCTGGATTTTCACAGATTGCGCATTGGAATCAATAATCCCCACCAACACATGCAAGTTACGGATTTTGTTCTGGGACGGTTCAGTCCGGATGAGCAAAAAGAGATGGGACCAGTGCTTGACCGGGCGGTTGAGAGCTTGAAATGCTGGCTGGGACAGGATATTGAATGTGCCATGCGCGAGTATAATTAA
- a CDS encoding 50S ribosomal protein L25 yields MKQIQLSADVRTTLKKNAMNRLRMEAKVPAVLYGQGQTAVNLQLNDKDIFHAFHSSTPTNVLIKLNILGGESAQEEIVMVKELQRHPVSSKLLHIDFVKISMDKPLETSIPVVVTGTAKGIKEGGMLELVHRDLLVRCLPALLPENISIDVTDLGIADSITVGDLPVGEGVEILVDTHEPVVHVVAPRVEETKTEESEEAAATAAPAAEAKQPEVIGEKEREDRRSDKDKK; encoded by the coding sequence ATGAAACAGATTCAATTATCCGCGGATGTCCGCACAACATTGAAAAAAAATGCCATGAACCGGCTGCGCATGGAAGCCAAGGTGCCTGCGGTACTCTATGGCCAGGGTCAGACGGCAGTCAATCTACAGTTGAATGATAAGGATATTTTTCATGCCTTTCATTCTTCCACCCCGACCAATGTTCTGATTAAATTGAACATTTTAGGCGGCGAAAGCGCCCAAGAGGAGATCGTGATGGTCAAGGAATTGCAGCGCCATCCTGTCAGTTCCAAGTTGCTGCACATTGATTTTGTGAAAATATCGATGGACAAGCCATTGGAAACAAGTATTCCAGTGGTCGTGACCGGGACCGCAAAAGGGATTAAAGAAGGCGGGATGCTTGAACTCGTCCATCGTGATTTGCTTGTACGATGTCTTCCCGCGCTGCTGCCGGAAAATATTTCAATTGATGTTACGGACTTGGGTATTGCAGATTCGATTACCGTCGGCGACCTCCCGGTGGGAGAAGGCGTCGAGATTTTGGTGGATACTCACGAGCCGGTCGTGCATGTTGTTGCGCCGCGGGTTGAGGAGACCAAGACCGAGGAAAGCGAAGAGGCTGCTGCCACAGCAGCACCGGCTGCAGAAGCCAAGCAGCCTGAAGTGATCGGTGAAAAGGAACGTGAGGACCGCCGGTCTGACAAAGATAAAAAATAG
- a CDS encoding ribose-phosphate pyrophosphokinase, giving the protein MSREDVRVANELKIFSGNANVKLAAAIAKVLRKPLGKIDVGRFPEGEISVRVQENVRGADVFVIQSSCPPSNDNLMELLIMMDALRRASARRITAVLPFFGYARQDRKDRPRVPITAKLVANLITTAGANRVLTMDLHADQIQGFFDIPVDNLQAAPVMIDHWKRKRIKDLVIVTPDVGGIKLARHYSEKLKAPMAIVDKRRTGPTEAVALNVIGEVKGKNVLVVDDMVATGKSLVEAVKFIKNKGAKEVYACGTHPVLSGPAAELIRNSEIKELMVTNSIPLKNRELFKNVFVISVADLFAEAIRRIHLEKTVSTLFT; this is encoded by the coding sequence ATGAGCAGGGAGGATGTACGCGTGGCAAATGAATTGAAAATATTTTCGGGAAATGCAAATGTAAAACTGGCGGCAGCCATTGCCAAGGTCTTGCGGAAACCGCTGGGAAAAATTGATGTGGGGCGTTTTCCCGAAGGTGAGATTTCGGTACGGGTCCAGGAAAACGTTCGGGGTGCTGATGTTTTTGTGATTCAATCCAGCTGTCCGCCGAGCAATGATAATTTGATGGAACTGTTGATTATGATGGATGCTTTAAGGCGTGCATCCGCCCGGCGTATCACAGCGGTGCTGCCTTTTTTCGGCTATGCGCGCCAGGACCGCAAAGATCGTCCGCGTGTACCGATTACCGCCAAGTTGGTGGCCAATCTAATTACCACCGCAGGTGCCAATCGAGTGTTGACCATGGATTTGCATGCTGATCAGATTCAGGGATTTTTTGATATTCCGGTTGACAATCTTCAGGCAGCACCGGTGATGATCGACCACTGGAAACGCAAGCGTATTAAGGATTTGGTGATTGTAACCCCGGATGTTGGCGGCATTAAGCTGGCGCGGCATTATTCTGAAAAATTAAAAGCGCCGATGGCGATTGTGGATAAACGGCGTACCGGGCCGACCGAAGCGGTGGCGCTTAATGTGATCGGTGAAGTTAAAGGGAAAAACGTACTGGTTGTCGATGATATGGTCGCGACCGGTAAAAGTTTGGTGGAAGCCGTCAAATTCATCAAAAATAAGGGGGCCAAGGAAGTATATGCTTGCGGGACTCATCCGGTATTATCAGGTCCGGCAGCTGAATTGATCCGAAATTCTGAAATCAAGGAACTGATGGTCACCAATAGCATTCCATTAAAAAACCGCGAGCTTTTCAAGAACGTTTTTGTGATTTCGGTAGCAGATCTTTTCGCGGAGGCGATCAGACGTATTCATCTGGAAAAAACGGTGAGTACGCTTTTTACATAG
- the glmU gene encoding bifunctional UDP-N-acetylglucosamine diphosphorylase/glucosamine-1-phosphate N-acetyltransferase GlmU, protein MKKQKQSLITIILAAGEGTRMKSRTPKVLHTIGNKPLLQWVLDASEKAGATRTIVVLGHQAADVAKTLSAQVDTVTQTRQLGTGHAVKMAQKKLAGEKGEVLILCGDAPLIRPQTLKKLVREHRRRKTKATILTARITDPYGYGRIIRDLKDSRWVTKIVEEKEAGPAEKSIHEINSGAYCFSMDTLREMLGRLKNNNKKGEYYLTDIIGLLRQAGERIAAVCVPEASEIVGINTRRDLATAAGILNQRKIEALMESGVTIWDPARTWIGPDVVIGRDTQIFPGTVITGKSVIGRENCLGPDVTIDSSRTGLDVTIRYSVVEHATLANAISVGPYSHLRKGTVVESGVHIGNFAETNRSRLKQGVKVGHVAYLGDATIGRKTNIGAGTIIANYDGIRKQATLIGEKAFIGSGSILIAPCRIGKRALTGAGAVVKAGSHIPAGTVAVGVPARVVKKRK, encoded by the coding sequence GTGAAGAAACAAAAACAGTCATTGATCACCATCATTTTGGCAGCAGGAGAAGGGACACGTATGAAATCCCGTACTCCGAAAGTGCTTCACACCATTGGCAATAAGCCGCTTCTGCAATGGGTGCTGGATGCATCAGAAAAAGCCGGTGCAACCCGGACGATTGTCGTGCTGGGACATCAGGCCGCAGATGTGGCAAAAACACTTTCAGCGCAGGTAGATACCGTTACACAGACCCGTCAATTGGGGACCGGGCATGCCGTGAAAATGGCGCAGAAGAAACTGGCCGGTGAAAAAGGTGAGGTGTTGATTCTTTGCGGCGACGCACCCTTGATTCGACCGCAGACTTTGAAAAAATTGGTCAGGGAACACAGACGTCGGAAAACCAAGGCGACCATTCTAACGGCCCGGATCACGGATCCGTATGGCTATGGTAGAATTATTCGCGATCTGAAGGATTCGCGCTGGGTGACGAAAATTGTAGAGGAAAAAGAGGCTGGCCCGGCGGAAAAAAGTATTCATGAAATAAACAGCGGAGCATATTGTTTTTCGATGGATACCCTGAGGGAAATGCTGGGTAGGCTGAAAAATAATAATAAAAAAGGTGAATATTATCTCACCGATATTATTGGATTGCTTCGCCAAGCAGGTGAAAGGATTGCTGCGGTTTGTGTGCCGGAGGCTTCGGAAATAGTGGGTATCAATACCCGCCGCGATTTGGCCACAGCAGCTGGGATATTAAACCAACGGAAAATTGAGGCCTTGATGGAAAGCGGTGTTACGATTTGGGATCCGGCCCGAACATGGATTGGACCGGACGTCGTGATCGGCCGGGATACCCAGATATTCCCCGGAACAGTGATCACAGGGAAAAGCGTGATTGGCCGGGAGAATTGTCTTGGGCCGGATGTCACCATTGATTCATCCCGCACAGGTTTGGATGTTACCATACGCTATTCCGTGGTAGAACACGCTACGTTGGCAAATGCAATTTCAGTAGGGCCTTATTCTCATTTGCGCAAAGGAACCGTGGTGGAATCCGGTGTGCATATTGGGAATTTTGCTGAGACCAATCGCAGCCGTCTCAAACAAGGCGTGAAGGTCGGTCATGTTGCTTATTTGGGGGATGCGACCATCGGCCGAAAAACCAATATTGGTGCAGGAACCATCATCGCAAATTATGACGGGATTCGTAAGCAGGCAACCCTGATCGGGGAGAAAGCGTTTATCGGCAGCGGGAGTATCTTAATTGCACCCTGCCGGATCGGCAAACGGGCTTTGACCGGCGCAGGTGCGGTGGTCAAAGCCGGTTCACATATTCCGGCGGGGACAGTTGCAGTCGGTGTTCCGGCCAGGGTGGTTAAAAAAAGAAAGTAG
- the spoVG gene encoding septation regulator SpoVG, with product MEITDVKVFSRKENKLKAYATVTFDNVFVVHNLKIIEGTSGLFIAMPSRKRRDGTYMDVAHPLNSELRKELEEKILAEYKRESLLTQFSSMPGVQGRQEAFETN from the coding sequence ATGGAAATTACTGATGTGAAAGTATTCTCTCGTAAAGAAAACAAGCTAAAAGCGTACGCGACTGTGACATTTGATAATGTTTTTGTTGTCCATAATCTTAAAATTATTGAAGGAACCAGTGGTCTTTTTATTGCCATGCCTTCGCGGAAACGCCGGGATGGCACCTATATGGATGTTGCGCATCCGCTCAATAGTGAGTTGCGTAAAGAGCTGGAAGAAAAGATTCTGGCGGAATATAAACGCGAATCCTTACTTACTCAATTTTCCAGCATGCCCGGTGTACAGGGACGCCAGGAAGCATTTGAGACAAATTAG
- the ispE gene encoding 4-(cytidine 5'-diphospho)-2-C-methyl-D-erythritol kinase, giving the protein MRVLTLHAPAKVNLFLEIIGKRDDGYHELKTVMHTLDLADTLKLSERRRGIRITCNHPDVPTDERNLVFQAAQLLADKFGVLPNVGIHIQKRIPVAAGMGGGSSDAAAALIGLSRFWSGKQPKMLLNVAKQLGSDVPFFLAQGCALGLGRGEKIRPWPACPGIHLVVVNPGFSVSTAAVYKKFNLRLTRKKACINMMRLAVKEKNAGKIGRYLFNHLESVTEKMHPEITEIKADLLRLGAAGVLMAGSGATVFGLVRSGTAARKIAQQLKQRYPTVIATQTSASI; this is encoded by the coding sequence ATGAGAGTACTGACCTTACACGCACCGGCCAAAGTTAATTTATTCCTCGAAATTATAGGAAAACGGGATGATGGTTATCATGAGTTAAAGACCGTGATGCATACGCTTGATTTGGCGGACACGCTTAAACTATCAGAACGGCGCAGGGGTATTCGTATTACGTGCAATCATCCCGATGTTCCGACAGATGAGCGGAACCTTGTTTTTCAGGCAGCGCAATTGCTGGCAGACAAATTTGGGGTGCTTCCCAACGTAGGTATTCATATTCAGAAGCGTATTCCTGTCGCTGCCGGGATGGGCGGAGGTAGCAGTGATGCTGCTGCTGCATTGATTGGGCTTTCGCGTTTTTGGTCCGGAAAACAGCCTAAAATGCTGCTGAATGTGGCTAAACAGCTGGGGTCGGATGTTCCGTTTTTTCTTGCGCAAGGGTGTGCACTTGGTCTGGGACGGGGTGAGAAGATCAGACCTTGGCCTGCATGTCCGGGAATCCATCTGGTGGTGGTGAATCCGGGGTTTTCGGTCTCAACCGCAGCGGTTTATAAAAAATTTAATTTACGATTGACAAGAAAAAAGGCGTGTATTAATATGATGCGCCTGGCTGTTAAGGAAAAAAATGCAGGTAAAATAGGCCGATATCTGTTTAATCATCTGGAGAGCGTTACAGAAAAAATGCATCCTGAAATTACGGAAATAAAGGCGGATTTACTGCGTTTGGGGGCGGCGGGTGTGCTGATGGCCGGTAGCGGCGCCACAGTATTCGGACTTGTCCGTTCAGGCACAGCAGCCCGGAAAATAGCGCAACAATTAAAGCAACGTTATCCAACCGTTATTGCGACACAAACCAGCGCATCCATTTAG
- a CDS encoding tetratricopeptide repeat protein translates to MPIKWMRKPNSFFLICGMFACLSGCAAVEHRVPAARSASQVRLSPANEARVAFFAAQLADSSGEFQKAIRYYYQALVHDPGSLTIRRHLIGDLIRLERFHEARKEYDVIIENDTGDSQSRYMLGQLFEAVGDIDMAETLYRDAIGVSTEHSGPFTKLGILLLRQDKPHAAIPFLEKALTINRADREARRILVNYYLTQNQPVKSEHLLLSALEDTPDDVEWLNQLAGFYTNAGKKEKAATVYQQLLASHSKSIEAHRFLSIYYLKQNDWDGAIRQLEQLLQADPKDPLARRNLGLALYKLGEYREARRHLEMLLQRESGDALTHYLMGSIYRKFNLNYLAVDQFSVAKKLDKDMVEAHLGLAGALMKINELERATVVLQEASFRFSKIYQVWLNYGLVMLRQKNPEKALVVLKKAMLLSPKDVLVYFHTGRAYNEAGQFEKAVTVWKQALGLDPEFADVYNHLGYLYAEQGKNLEQAGKWLEKALALRPGNGYYLDSLGWIYYKQGKFKLALQKLVASRDCFKNNGQRVDSVIYDHLGDVYYQLEQYRKAKEAWQQALELEPENKIIRNKLEKRLHPGEDANYESTDLTRTGQS, encoded by the coding sequence ATGCCAATAAAATGGATGCGCAAACCAAACTCTTTTTTTCTTATTTGCGGGATGTTTGCATGCCTCAGTGGTTGTGCTGCAGTCGAACACCGTGTGCCCGCAGCCCGGTCTGCCTCTCAAGTGCGGCTTTCTCCGGCAAATGAAGCCCGGGTTGCGTTTTTTGCCGCGCAACTTGCTGATTCATCCGGGGAATTTCAAAAAGCGATTCGCTATTATTATCAGGCACTTGTCCATGATCCTGGTTCTTTGACGATTCGGCGGCATTTGATCGGTGATCTTATTCGGTTGGAACGTTTTCATGAAGCCCGGAAAGAATATGATGTCATTATAGAAAATGATACGGGAGATAGTCAAAGCCGGTATATGCTGGGCCAGCTTTTTGAGGCGGTCGGGGACATCGACATGGCAGAGACGCTTTACCGGGACGCCATAGGTGTCAGTACTGAGCATTCCGGTCCCTTTACAAAACTCGGGATTTTATTATTACGCCAGGATAAACCGCATGCGGCAATTCCTTTTTTAGAAAAAGCGCTTACCATTAACCGGGCGGACCGAGAAGCACGCCGGATTTTGGTTAATTATTATTTGACGCAAAATCAGCCGGTCAAGTCTGAGCACCTGCTTTTATCTGCTTTGGAAGATACGCCTGATGATGTTGAGTGGCTTAACCAATTGGCAGGTTTTTATACGAACGCAGGTAAAAAAGAGAAAGCTGCAACTGTCTATCAACAACTGTTGGCGTCTCATTCCAAGAGTATTGAAGCACACCGTTTTCTTTCAATTTACTATTTAAAACAAAATGATTGGGACGGGGCAATTCGTCAGCTGGAACAGCTGTTACAGGCTGATCCCAAAGATCCGCTGGCGCGGCGAAATTTGGGATTGGCATTGTATAAATTGGGGGAGTACCGGGAAGCCAGACGGCATCTTGAGATGTTGTTGCAGCGGGAGTCGGGCGATGCACTGACACATTATCTGATGGGGTCGATTTATCGTAAATTTAATTTGAACTATTTGGCAGTTGATCAATTTAGTGTAGCAAAAAAACTGGATAAGGATATGGTGGAGGCGCATCTGGGGTTGGCCGGTGCGTTGATGAAAATAAATGAACTGGAGCGCGCGACAGTTGTTTTACAAGAAGCTTCTTTTCGGTTTTCAAAAATTTACCAAGTCTGGCTCAATTATGGTTTGGTCATGCTGCGGCAAAAAAATCCGGAAAAAGCGTTGGTGGTCTTAAAAAAAGCAATGCTTTTATCACCGAAGGATGTTTTGGTGTATTTTCATACCGGGCGTGCATACAATGAAGCCGGTCAATTTGAGAAAGCGGTGACAGTATGGAAGCAGGCATTGGGCTTGGATCCGGAATTTGCCGACGTTTACAATCACTTGGGGTATCTGTATGCGGAACAAGGAAAAAATCTGGAACAGGCCGGGAAATGGCTTGAAAAAGCCCTCGCGCTGCGTCCGGGAAACGGTTATTATCTTGATTCGTTAGGATGGATTTATTATAAACAAGGAAAATTTAAATTGGCGTTGCAAAAATTGGTCGCCAGCCGTGACTGTTTTAAAAATAACGGTCAAAGGGTGGATTCGGTAATTTATGATCATCTGGGTGATGTTTATTATCAGCTGGAGCAGTATCGCAAAGCCAAAGAGGCCTGGCAGCAGGCATTGGAGCTGGAACCTGAAAATAAAATAATTCGGAATAAACTGGAAAAACGCTTACACCCTGGAGAAGACGCAAATTATGAGAGTACTGACCTTACACGCACCGGCCAAAGTTAA
- a CDS encoding cyclic nucleotide-binding domain-containing protein yields MVEIEDLKKSYLFKTLTNEEILKIKHLIFEKEYRKGTALFFEGMAGGIMYLVKKGTVEIFVKKAGQEIAIAKLGTGDFVGEMSLIDDEPRSAAARVSENSILMVITRKNFQDILKASPEGANKILIAFLKILSKRLRDTNAKILDL; encoded by the coding sequence ATGGTTGAAATTGAGGATTTAAAGAAAAGTTATTTATTCAAAACACTGACCAACGAGGAAATTTTAAAAATCAAGCACTTGATTTTTGAAAAAGAATACCGCAAAGGAACCGCGCTCTTTTTTGAGGGCATGGCCGGCGGAATAATGTATCTGGTAAAAAAAGGAACGGTTGAAATATTTGTTAAAAAAGCCGGGCAGGAAATAGCCATTGCCAAGCTGGGGACCGGAGATTTTGTCGGTGAGATGTCCCTGATTGATGATGAACCGCGCTCCGCAGCAGCACGGGTGAGTGAAAATTCGATACTGATGGTGATCACCAGGAAAAATTTTCAGGATATTCTCAAAGCCTCGCCGGAAGGCGCGAATAAAATATTGATAGCTTTTTTAAAAATCTTAAGTAAGCGTCTTCGGGATACCAATGCAAAGATACTGGACCTCTGA
- a CDS encoding RluA family pseudouridine synthase, with amino-acid sequence MAVMVFVVDDPSTGMRIDLFLSKNIPDTSRSAVVRALQSGKVRVQGKVISKAGFSVKGGDRVIFEPVPVVDTQICAEDIPISIVFEDDDLAIIDKPTGMVTHPAVGHHAGTLVNALLHHLDNLSGVGGVKRPGIVHRLDKETSGLLMVAKTDRAHRALSEKIQQRTVIRIYDVVAWGRMEDESLTVDTQLGRDPKDRKRFSVLSSGGKHAVTHFSRQKKFAEFTLLAAKLETGRTHQIRVHSRYIGLPVAGDRTYGRRNESAQMMKLGLVQPRRQLLHARSLEFIHPFTDKPMLFHSPWPGDYKNFVESLA; translated from the coding sequence ATGGCCGTGATGGTATTTGTTGTTGATGACCCGTCCACAGGGATGCGGATTGATTTGTTTTTATCCAAAAACATTCCTGATACGTCCCGTTCTGCAGTGGTCCGGGCACTGCAAAGCGGCAAGGTACGTGTTCAGGGAAAGGTGATTTCAAAAGCGGGTTTTTCAGTCAAAGGCGGCGACCGGGTTATTTTTGAACCGGTGCCGGTTGTGGACACACAGATCTGTGCGGAAGACATTCCAATATCGATTGTATTTGAGGATGATGATCTTGCCATTATCGATAAACCGACGGGCATGGTGACTCATCCGGCAGTCGGTCATCATGCCGGAACGCTGGTGAACGCCTTGCTGCATCATTTGGATAACCTGTCCGGTGTGGGCGGGGTGAAGCGGCCGGGGATTGTCCATCGCCTGGATAAGGAAACTTCCGGACTTTTGATGGTCGCCAAAACGGACCGTGCGCACCGTGCATTGTCGGAAAAAATCCAGCAACGCACAGTTATCCGTATTTATGATGTTGTGGCCTGGGGAAGGATGGAAGATGAATCCCTGACAGTGGATACGCAGCTGGGAAGGGACCCCAAGGACCGGAAACGCTTCAGCGTTCTTTCTTCGGGAGGGAAGCATGCGGTGACGCATTTTTCCCGTCAGAAAAAGTTTGCAGAATTTACACTACTCGCCGCAAAATTGGAAACAGGCCGGACGCATCAGATCCGTGTTCATAGCAGGTATATTGGCCTGCCGGTGGCAGGGGACCGGACTTACGGCCGGCGGAATGAAAGCGCGCAGATGATGAAATTGGGATTGGTCCAACCACGGCGTCAACTCCTGCATGCCCGATCGCTGGAATTTATTCATCCGTTTACGGATAAACCGATGCTGTTTCACTCTCCCTGGCCGGGTGATTATAAGAATTTTGTTGAATCTCTGGCATAA